The DNA region atttatcattacaacaTTATTTAGTTTTGTAAGATTGTGCTCACGAAATAATATCAGCCCCTCTCTCACGATAGGAATGTCTTTGCTTATTGTTGTGCTCTCAGTGTCTGGCGAAAGATGAATACCAACGGTGGTGTTTTTAACCCTCTTCCAATGCaataatataaaatttgttGGACTTAGGAGTTTTTTATTGGCAGTGTTTAAAATACTCTTTGGTAATAGAGGACAACTTGGCGGTTGGCGGACAAATGTGTTGCATCGTTCCCGTACATATTGTTTTCATAAAAGTGCAGTTCAAGTTGGCGTGTACTCTCTTTTCGTAGACATAGACACGCAAAACATAATATTTAGAGAAAGAGGGATCATTAATCCTTTTTGACAGctgtaatttctttttaaaaattgtcatttccggcatttaaaaattagaatgCAAGGAAAGGTAGGCCTGAAAGTCTGGACTGGCATTAATTAATTCAACATGGTGGCAATTAACGTCAATGCCTAAaatcgttcccagggctttttgcctTGTTGCTGAAGCACTCCGTAGACCCTGGGGACAAGATTAACGTCGAAGCCTTTTTTAAAGATATCTAGTtagcaaaaaatattgtaaagagTCAAGGTTAAAGATAGTGTATTCAATCTAATATAACTATTTAAACACACTTTTTTAGTGCTAGTAAATCTTAAGCCCGCTTCATTGCTCATCTTGGTGCTATAGTAACTACAAAAAAGagactttttaattaaaataaacctCGCTGACCCTGTGTTAATCAAAAAGAATAATTACATTAAACTAGCCGGGTGAAGCCACAAGTAAAAGTATTACCCAGCGTTGAAAATCCGGTGTAGCAattaataagaaccgtaaactgtcccacacATTCTGGCAGAGCGATCTAGTACAGGTACCATGTCGGTCCCCgcctaatttttcaaataagtcacttttcccTGACTAATTATTCAATTAAGTCACTTTTTCCCGActaatttttgatatttctgTAGATAACCTAGTTGTTTGACATAACCGAACTACTGCTGTTATAGTTGTATGATTGTTTCGTGTTTGTTTAAACACAAAATATTGGTTCTTTTTGTTTCCATTATGTTTTTAATGTCCCCGATCCTTTTTTGTAATCTATTAAGGTGGAACAATGAAAGAAAAGTTGGGAATAGAAGAAAAAAGTTGGGGTAAATTCTTAGTCAAGTATAAAAAAATCAGGGAAAAGTACTAGTCTAGTcggggaaaaaataaataaaataatcggGGGAAATTTTGGTCGGGGAAAATTAAGTCACTTGCAAAAGATTTAGTCACTTTTCTCCGCCTTTTTTCCCCGTtaaggtatgcagtatgtcgtaaatggAGCAAAGCGCAGAGacaacattatggtgtttcGGGTATAATATATTTCTCaaacaaaaactttcttgcgcatttttaattaaaacacagtttacaacctgtgTTACCCCGTCATGGTAAAAACGGCTGActaagctttttttattttcggaaATGTTCCCAGGGAATTTTACTCCAAGCTGAGCGCTTAatacaggtaaacaatgtcgtGCATATAGGCATAAAtacctttaaaaaaaaacgttatcgcaacttcggtttacaggcatcctcgtccccagggtcttgtggcccctgagccgttatttcggagtggccaacagctttatcaacaaggcaaaatgccctgggaacgaggttggtttaCAGGGATACACAGGCCTGCAGTTGCATCAAATACACTTTTTTTAGTGATGGTTAAGTCCTTTTCATTACTCATCTTGGTACTTTAGCAACTACGAAAAAAGAgactttttatcaaaaaaaaatttcacttaCCCTGTGTTAATCAAATTAGAAATCAAattattacaaattttttaacgCTGGGATAGTAAGTTATTATCGAACTTTTAGAGCTCATCAACTTTGAGTGCAGGGTAAAACCTCAGCTTCTTATTAAAAACAGGGTGTTGGATTGTTCCCGAAATTCATGCACACAACAACGTTCTTGTCAAAGAGAGAGACAAGTCCATACTCTGGCAATGACAAAGTCGTAAATTAAATGAAATCATCTTGGGAAAATGATTATAATTTTCTCGTTAATAATAACGGTAGTGTAAGGTTGGCTGAAACTTGGCTTTCCAAATCATTATTGCATGCGTAAAAGCAAACGTAATTTGACggttttattcatttttgaccACAGAGCTctttttatctcaaagagctctgggggaCGAGAATGGGTTGTAATATaatttgatgacacgcttattTAGTGTCATATTTTATCCGCTCGTCTTCACATAAGAAACGCCGACTTTTCTTAAacgacttatttttttattcaattaaGTTTGATATTACAAATGGCGGCAACCGGCTTAATTTTCCTATTGACATGTTAAGCTTTGATATTTTAGAACGAACTTCGTTTCTTTGTTGAAAACAGGAGAACGCTGACGAGAAAATGCAAATACTAAATCTCGTAAAACAAATTTTCTACTCGGTgtacaaaaagataaaatattaagctgaacttttttttagttttttgtttggtttgtttgttgttttgggGTTTATTATCAGAATAATGTacacaaaaaaatgatattcCTCTGATTGCATTAGAAACAATGCTGAAATTATACATCTCTTTAATCTCTCTTTTCTGAAATCTCCTTACTACCAGAGCCTTTTTTGTCCATTCTGGATATGCAATCTGGCGCGCGAACCACAGATTTCCCTCGTTTTTGACATTCGCGTCTCGAAAAAATATCCACGACTTCGCGTGAAAAAAGATTTCGTGTTTTGCAGATTTTGATTCGCGTACGCTCCgcgttttttgcttttttgcgtTTAGCATGTGTATAATTCTTTTCTGTCATTTCAGCTTCATTATTGCTACAGTCAGACGTTTctgaatttttgatttcttttactTTCTTACTTACTTCTTCTAAAATTCCACACTTTCTTAGATTTTTGGTGAGGAAATATTTTAACCATGTTCTGCTGCGGCACATCAagggaataaataaaataaattcggAAAGTGACCCGAAAGGGTTGGAATGGTTCTTTAGTACTTTGATTTTCAGTGTTGGATAAGGTTTTTAATTAACAGCTTTTTCATTACGAAATGTCGCCTATACTTCAATTATTTGTCTGTGGAGGTTTTTTTTACGAATATTGAGATATCGTATCACAGTAATGTCGACGTTACGGTCCTAATGTCGACATTAACTGTCCGTTTTCACACGAGTGCGGAGAAACGAAATGCCAAGGCTTCTAAGATGGAGACCTCATTGGGACGGGGTGCCTTATCCGCTAAAACATTTTCGTAACAAAAcatgttgaagtttttaattaCTTCTTCTCAATAATTCCTTAATTCTTATAGGTTATTCTGACCATACATGAAAAAATTAATACTTTTATCTTTGATGCAATTGTATCATATTTTTACCTAGAGAAATCTTAGATGTATATGTATCTTTGTGAAGTATAATTAATGAATCAGCACGCTATTACGAAAGTAAATAAACTGAACATGCTCAGAattataaaatactttttttttgtccCTGTCAATGAACatgatttttaaatgtaaacaaaatatcaAGTATTTTTTATGCTGCAAAATTAGTATATAATACTTTGTTTTAATCTCTGCTCTTTAGATATGGTTGTATTATAGTCAGTTATCTTGATTTATAAATGTATAACAGATTTTGTGTTGGAAAATTTATGAGGTTTTTTATTCCAAAAACAAGAAAGAAATGTGCTGTTTTCTTGGCTGTGGCATTAGTTTTTGGTATAGCATTTTCTtatataaacaatataaaaaccCGGTATCACAAGACATTGAATTATGGGGAAATAAATAAACCCATAGAAGAGAGAATGCATTACACAAAAAATGAACATGATGGATTGCAAGCAACAACAAATAATATTTCCGTGAAAACATACCCAGGTTTTGAAGCACCAAGACTGTCGTCTGTTTTAATATTTACTGACTCAGATAAACGAACGCGTAACAAATCGAAATTGAAACTTATATTTCAATCACTACACATCAACTATGATTTCCTCACTTGGAATAACCCAGGAGATAATTTTTTGGTTTTTCCTAGACTACAAGATAAAGATGGACTTACTAGATACCATCTGTTTATTTTTACTAGTCAGCATATATATAATGAAATAGATCCATACAGCAAGACTATTCTTAACCAACACTGTGTGAAATTTAATATTGGCATTATAGTTTTTACAGATATTGTACATATTAAAGgagaaactgatttttttaaatttactaaTTTGCCTCTGTCAATAAAATATGGGGTAATGGAACTTAAAGATCTTGAAATAACTTACAATTCATTATTAAAGATAACAAAAGCAGGTAACACACTTCGTGGAGTAATTCAGGGAAAAAGACATGCCATATTCCAAAGTGACAATCCTTCATTTGAACCAATAGCACATGTATTAAAGTCCAAATATAGAAAACGAAAATATTTATTAGATGATGATGAGATAGacgaagatttaaaaaaagtaacttCAGTGATATATGATAAAGGACTAAATGATGGTATTCGTAAGGTATTTTTTGGTATCCCAAATATAAACTTGTGGCTGTATGAACTAATATTTATGGATGCTCTGTTAACATTATCAAATGGAATTCTGGGCTATGATCTTAACcgttatatacagattgatatTGATGATATATTTGTTGGTCAAACCGGAACAAAGCTTGTGAAAAGTGATGTtgatgtaagtttttttttctttaggttTTACTATGCCAGTCGGTCCCAAAAAAAGTTTTAGGAAAAAAATCAGGCTTTGCACTGAAATCTATAACTttgtatagctatatatatatggaCACATTATAGACAATGTCACTATATATATAGTTTTAGTATATATTAACATCTTTGTCAATTTATATACAATTCTGGACATAATATATTGGAAACAAGGGCAGAATTACACAAGGACAGAAGTACACAACCACAATCAATTAACTAAATAACACAGACATTGCAGAAAGTGTTGCTATCGCATTTTTGACAATAGTTACTTGGCCTACATCCCTGCCCAAGTGATGCCGTTTGCTTATTTCGAGAAAGAGCTAAAAAACACACAATTTCTGAAATATTCTTTTCAGAGTATATATATGAAAGGGGTAtccatgttttttaaattcaaattaaaaagcaCAATAAAAATGCATGTTTAATTTGAAAAGTTGTTCTTACAAATGTTCAaggaaaacatattttaaaactgCACAAGGAATTATAATAATTCATCTGTTATTGTGATTTACCTATAACTTTCAAGGATGGCATGTTAAtcacttttaaacaaaatgggACATTAGAGCACCCgttacaaacaaattttttgcaTGACAACATGAAGAAATAGCTCAAAATTCAACATTGgtcatttttcattattttcctCTACTTAAATCAGACGGAATATTTATTACACCAACGTGTGGGACCAGATAAATTTTCATTAGTGAAATGTTAAatctaaagttttttaaatttgcaacATGGGTGGCCAATTCATTTGAGCATGTCCCTAAACACCACCCATGAAATCAAGCAACAACAAATTTAATCCTTAtttgtttcattatttttgtttcagTTTTTTGTAGTATTTGAGGTTTTTGTATTTGGTTGACTTTCTATTTATACATCTTTGTTGTTTACCACACTTTTAAAAGATTAACACCGAGTGGgaactaaagttttaaaataatatttaagtaACATGTATTTATGTGTGTTTACATTTTCAAGGGGTGATTATTTGATATCCATTTAGAActtttaaatgttgaaagttcTTGAAAACAAAGCACTCCTAAGGCAAATTGACTTGCATTTAAATCTTATATGTTTACTTCTTGTATATAGCTCTGTCATATTTATTTATCTCGTGTAAATGTTGTGAAATGCATTGTTATTTAATATGTGAATCTGCACTGAAAAGGATCTgcataaattatttatattctatttaaataatttcaataaaaatatgttaatcaTACAATCTTCTACATATATAGTGTATATTCATGAtaattatctttaatttttgttttcttttcttgtgAGATTagacattaaaattttataattccAGCTGTCTTAACTCTTGTCACTTGAATAAAATGTCAAAGCATTACAATATTTACAGCTAAAAATTATTGCAAAGCCATACCTTGTTGATTGAAATATATaatcaaattttaataaaaaatttatttttgaaataatgATGTgcccaaatattttttgttcatttCATTGTTCctataattttaatgtttttatagtTTCAGTCACTTCCATGTTTGTTTACaggtaaattatttaaattccTAATGAAGTAAGTGCTCATTAGAAATTTTAAAGAGATCCTTCTTTTTATGCAACTTATTAACCAGACCTTAACAATCAAAttgacaaaataataataaattcagACTGCATAAGTATAGTATACAGCACAGTATAACTTTAAACCTCACAGCAAGCAAAGTTGTAGctaaaaatgcaaacaaataaCATTGAtgaagaatttttaaaacatagctATACATACTACATACAGACTCAAAACTCAAGtaaatctaaaaattttaatcactgtgccaaaaaacaacaaaaaatgttaataataataatttaattttaatttaataattttagatccaatttttattataacatTCATCAGCACAGTAAGCAACAAGCAAAATGGCATCAAATTTGTGTAGACTagaataaactttaaaaaacgttttgaaaaattaacaaaacttGGATTTGCAATTTTGACATTTCCTTTGTAGAATGATttgcaaaaaatgcaaaatgtgaATTGTAACCTGCGAATTAACCTTGTCTTCTTCAAaaagagtttattttttttgtgaaaattcatAACAAAGTAATAATGGAAGATTCTTATTTTTGTATGTTCAGGTTTCTTATAAACcggtttttttaaatgaaaacatgtaAACTTGTTTCTTGTTGTAAAACTGTTAAAACTCTATATTTAAGTTTCCTGTATAAATGACCACATCACAAAAGTAGGTGGCGAACCACATGTGATATCTGTACTATACTGTATTGATCTTTTAATAAAGTATTAGTTAAAACTCAATCAGTGTGGTTTTTATTATGGTGTGTATTAATTGTTGTTGGCACAGAATGCTCAATTTGTAAGCATCCTGAATGTCATGGAGTCAAATTTATATATagtaaatcaatgtttacaagATTTTATTGTCAAGGGGATTAAATACCTTAGAAGAATTATATAATTACATTCCGTAATGTGTTAAAGTCTAGAAATCATCTTTGTGGCATACAAGTATCAAAGTATCAAACACAAAACTCCTGTCTAAGTAATACAAGTAAATATCTAAAGATTTTGAGTGTTGCAATGAATCCTAGAcacattagaaaaaataaaatagctataaatatttcacctcaaaaaaatttaaatattttgtgtgtTGCAATGAATCCTAGACACATTAGAAAAGAGAAAAAGCTGTAAATATTTCtcctcaaaaaaattaaaacattttgagtGTTGCAATTATATCAtagaaacattagaaaagaaaataGCTATAAATATCCCAATCCACcctccaaaaaaaattgttgacaaGTGTGATAGTGAATTTTTTCCTCTCGGAAAGAGTTCTTAAATAGTCAACACACCTTTGATTTTTGACTATTCAACCATTTTAGTTAGTTACGATTTTATTGTTAAGAAGttgcattaaattttttataggcTCTTGTGCGAGCTCAAGACTACTTTGCATCACTTATCCCTGGGTTTTACTTCAACCTTGGTTATTCGGGAAAGTTTTACAGAAATTCAAATGACAGTGCAGAACGTGAAGGAGACAAGCATCTGGTTCAAAATGCTGACAAATTTCGCTGGTTTTGCCACACATTTAAACATGTCAAACCACACACTTTAACAAAGGAGGCATTGATTAAAgatttcagaaaaaacaaacagtttGCTCAGGTGTGGATTTCCGTTGTGAGATTCCCTTGATGTTGTTAGGGTCCTTTGTGAGATTCCCTTGATGTTGTTAGGGTCCGGTAGATGGGCTTGTTTAGAGTTCTAGtacaatataaaatatacaatatgAGAGCAAAAGCTCTGTGTAGTAAAATAATTCCTCTTTTTATTTCAGAAACACAATATCAAGGTTGATTACACATATTCTGTTTCCCCACATCACTCTGGTGTATACCCAATCCATGAAACGCTATATGAAAGCTGGAAAGAGTATTTAGGCATTCAAGTAACTTCTACTGAAGGATATCCCCATTTGTATCCAGCTTGGGGTCGAAAAGGTTTCCATTTTATGGATATACAGGTAACCCAACTATGCAGTACTTACAATCACACTAACACTATTGGTTTCGATGAGTTTCGAGTGTCAACACCTGTTATCAAGACATGACTaatgattaaaatttaaaaaattaattagtgTGAACTTTAATAAAGTGCAAGAATATAATAATTGCAAAATTATGTTTTGTTGAATAACAATAGCGGCATAGAACATATGTTCTTATTTAAAATGGGTATATCCATTACATTTTTTCTAATTGTAATCATCACTTATGTCTTGATAACGGGTGTTGACACCCGAAACGTGTCGAAACCAATGTCGTTTATATTCTCCAGTTTAGTTCTGGCTGAAACCAACAAGTTTGAACACTATTTAACCAATTAAAAACTTTCGGAATTTCTTTAAAGCTTTGTCATTTTAACTAGTTGATTGATACTACTATGAGAAGAGTTCTGTAAGGCTACTATCCTCATATTTTCGTGATaaagttaagataaaaaaaaaaaaatttatttttctttttaaaaaaatttctttattgcTAAAACAAACACGGCAACAAGTTGTAGGCAAATCTTATAACAGCCCTGTACATTACTTAAGGGTTGTATAATTAGTGGAAATCTTATAGGATTAATATTTGTGTTTGTGTATTTTATTTCAACTTTAGGTACTACCAAGACAAACATGTGGTTTATTTACTGGCACTCTCCACTTAAAGACATATCCCAAAGGTCCAGACTGGTTAATGAATAGTTCACACGGTGGAGAGCTGTTTTGGAGCATACTATATAACCCTGTAAGTTgtgcattttattaaaaaaaaattgaaatattgtttAACGCACTTTAAACAGTGCAATAGTAAACACTGATGAAATGAAGACTTTTAATATAACTTGTGTAAGAAGAGCTTtaagcgcttttttaaaaaagtgaaaatatagCTTTAAGGCAACACAACAAAGTGATGTATCCAGATGTTTTTTGTACTATAATTTCAACTATTTCCCCAAATCTCCCTCTCCCTTCCCGAAACATctcatgtttcttaaaaaacatattttagagCTAATTGTTTTATAAAGCACTAAGAAGTCATTGATCATGCGTAGCACAGTGCTTATGTCAAAACAATTCGTCCATATTTCGTGACACTACATACTACACTCGTCATTCTGGATGCAGTACAGTTGTACATAAACTAACATAAGCTTTAATTGTTAACAGAAGTAACACGTGTGTTTTTAGATAACTATTTTTATGACTCATTCTGGCAATTACGGATTTAAAGATCGTTTGGCAATTCATCTTTTCCGGAATGTTACCCGTTTTATTAGAAAATGGACGAATATTAAACTTCGTAGTGATAAACCAACGGAGTTAGCCAGGCGCTATTTTGAGTTGTTCCCAAGACAGGCTGAACCAATATGGACCGTGAGTTTTTAGTGGTTTTATTCAGTTAGTTCTCCTTTGACAATGTGAGACAGTTTTGGTGGCAAAACAGAATTTAATATTGCATGCATTGGTAGCTCTTTTTACATTTGTGTTTGAGACATGTAATTTTTGTCAAGTATTTTGCAGGCATGCTAGTTGATGCGAACGTGTACGAGCGAGTTATATTTTGCCCATTTCACGTTTTTCGGTATTATTTTGTCATATTTAGGATCCGTGCACTGATCTGAGACACCAAAAGATATGGAATGAAACAGCTGTCTACTGCAAACCGAATGAGGTTTCACGAATTTCCCGCCTACCAGATGTATTGGTGATTGGTCCACAAAAATCTGGATCGACTGCTTTATATACGTTTATGGCGATGCACCCTGACCTCATTCGTAGTCGGTCCACAAAACATGCGTACGAAGAAGTGCAGTTTTTTAATCGAAATGAATACAAAAAAGGCCTAAGATGGTAGGTATATAACGTGAACTGGGACCGAAGTATGTTTCGAAGCATCTTTTTAGTCTTAAAAAACCACTTCAACTAACACCCACATCCAACTTTTCGTTATAGGTATCTGGGCATGTTTCCAAATAAAAGTAAAAGAGTGGGCACGTTGTCGTTTGAAAAATCAGCAAATTACTTCGATTCGTTGAAGTCACCCTTGCGTGCGCACTCGCTTGTGCCGAACGCCAAGTTGCTCTTTATTTCATTAGATCCAAAGTTAAGAGCATATTCGTGGTACCAGGTATGTCGACATACGCAGCCTTAACATGAAGTTTCATTTTAGGGGGCGATacgaaaatttcttttaaatatttatgtaaGCACAAATCGGCTAAAATAGACTTACTGCTCGTGCGACACTATCTAGTGACGCTTGAAGTCTTTTTTGGGGTCCATGCAAATGGTCGTTTAAGAAGAAACGTGCATTCGCTGTCTACCCATTTGGTTGTGAGAACAGAGCCACAAAGTTTAAATACATTACAATGTCTATGCCCTTTTCACTGCATTTCTTTGTTAGAGGGCGGTGTTTATTGCATTACTTTAGTGAATCGAAGCAGCGGCTTCTTATGAAGTGCcgtttaataaaattaatgcgATATCGTTTGTTATTCCAGCACATGCGCAGTAAAAAAGACCCTATTGCATTAAACCACACCTTCTACGAAATAATCTCTGGTCATAACAAAACCGATAACTTTCGATTCACCGTGCTCCAACAGAGGTGTTTGTATCCTGGACTGTATGCTGAAGCTTTGGAAAGGTGGTTGCAGTACTACAAACCATCTCAAGTAAGTATTGATGTTGTTCAGGGTTCTTACGCCTCCTCATCaatccttatatctccttaaatTCAAAAGGTCTCCTCACATGtcctcaattttttttgaaatttagattttcttctcaaatctcaaatttgtttattttttaaatatgctattttttatattttttatttgaatcacCACAACTTGTGGTTGTTGTGGcctgcaaacatttttttttgttgtgtttgtatttaaagcaaagtttcttaattatcttttgtaagaaaatattgaaatgcCAGTCTGTGTGTTCCTTCATTTTTACAGGTGCAAGTTTttctcctcaaatctcctcaaatctcctcaattttgttaacaaaatctCCTCAAAAggtgtggttgttgttgttgtttgtttactaGTTAcgctaaatatattttctttaattaGATACACATAGTAGATGGATATAAACTTCGTCACCAACCTCATttagaaatgaaaaatttaattcaGTTTCTAAATATTCGTTCATTTCCCTTCCATGTCAGAATAAAGTAAGTTGGcttttaatctttttaattttttttacgggTTTGTAATTGCAAATTGTAGCAGAGTGATAACAAATTATATAAGGCGTAATCACTGTACTACACGACTGAAATGCCTCTTTAAAGCCAGAAATACACAGTCAATTTATATCAATCATCTTACATGGGAAATTCAAAGACGTCTTCACTGAACAATCttacaaaacataaaacaacTTTCAAATCAAGTGTCTCTTTTTTGACTAAGATCTTGCAACAAAACtatgctaattttttaaaaaagaaaagaagtttaaaaacgTTTACTTTCAAACAggtacaacaaaaacaaaggatTTTATTGCGCTACAAACAACAATGGTAGCTTCCGTTGCCTTGGCAGCAGCAAAGGTCGAAAGTATGAAATAATGACAGACCAAGCTGAGCAGTACTTGACAGATTACTACCGTGTACCTAACTTGAGGTTTGTTGACATGCTGACAAAGCTGAAGAAACCATTTCCAAAATGGCTGCAAAAAGTGTTGAAAGAAAATGACGCCTCGTGAATGAGCAACCTTTTTTGGAGATACGAAGGACCACGACATTTGGTGAGGATGATCAAAGTACAGAAATAAAACCGCTTGACCAATCAAACTAAATCACTGTGCATGGGAACCAATCACATGGATGGACGCTATAGTGCGTTTCAAATTCCCATTGTTTTTAAGCAAGTATACGAGACAACATTGTATTCAAAATGCGAAGTTAAAATCTGCTACTCGTCTTTAACttataagaatttaaaaattatattaaataGTTTTTCGACGAAATGAAACTAAAGGACAATTCCATCGCGGGAGAACTATTACGTGCGTGTACAAATTTTTTGCG from Hydractinia symbiolongicarpus strain clone_291-10 chromosome 6, HSymV2.1, whole genome shotgun sequence includes:
- the LOC130647920 gene encoding bifunctional heparan sulfate N-deacetylase/N-sulfotransferase 3-like, with protein sequence MYNRFCVGKFMRFFIPKTRKKCAVFLAVALVFGIAFSYINNIKTRYHKTLNYGEINKPIEERMHYTKNEHDGLQATTNNISVKTYPGFEAPRLSSVLIFTDSDKRTRNKSKLKLIFQSLHINYDFLTWNNPGDNFLVFPRLQDKDGLTRYHLFIFTSQHIYNEIDPYSKTILNQHCVKFNIGIIVFTDIVHIKGETDFFKFTNLPLSIKYGVMELKDLEITYNSLLKITKAGNTLRGVIQGKRHAIFQSDNPSFEPIAHVLKSKYRKRKYLLDDDEIDEDLKKVTSVIYDKGLNDGIRKVFFGIPNINLWLYELIFMDALLTLSNGILGYDLNRYIQIDIDDIFVGQTGTKLVKSDVDALVRAQDYFASLIPGFYFNLGYSGKFYRNSNDSAEREGDKHLVQNADKFRWFCHTFKHVKPHTLTKEALIKDFRKNKQFAQKHNIKVDYTYSVSPHHSGVYPIHETLYESWKEYLGIQVTSTEGYPHLYPAWGRKGFHFMDIQVLPRQTCGLFTGTLHLKTYPKGPDWLMNSSHGGELFWSILYNPITIFMTHSGNYGFKDRLAIHLFRNVTRFIRKWTNIKLRSDKPTELARRYFELFPRQAEPIWTDPCTDLRHQKIWNETAVYCKPNEVSRISRLPDVLVIGPQKSGSTALYTFMAMHPDLIRSRSTKHAYEEVQFFNRNEYKKGLRWYLGMFPNKSKRVGTLSFEKSANYFDSLKSPLRAHSLVPNAKLLFISLDPKLRAYSWYQHMRSKKDPIALNHTFYEIISGHNKTDNFRFTVLQQRCLYPGLYAEALERWLQYYKPSQIHIVDGYKLRHQPHLEMKNLIQFLNIRSFPFHVRIKYNKNKGFYCATNNNGSFRCLGSSKGRKYEIMTDQAEQYLTDYYRVPNLRFVDMLTKLKKPFPKWLQKVLKENDAS